In one Cyprinus carpio isolate SPL01 chromosome B2, ASM1834038v1, whole genome shotgun sequence genomic region, the following are encoded:
- the LOC109106772 gene encoding atypical chemokine receptor 4-like, whose translation METSEEHYYDYAEYENNSSNFSYDDYQTICEKGDVRSFMRIFLPAVFVFSLVIGLAGNALVVAVYAYCKQLKTMTDTFILHLAVADLLLLLTLPFWAADAIHGWELGVTICKLVSALYTINFTCSMMLLAHISMDQYLALTPGARSTGITRAFQKKHCKKLCLVVWTIAFFLGVPDLVFSTVRELPHKKSCIAMYPSDMALKAKASLEVVEVVIGFLLPLLVMLFCYTCVGRALLKLPQERRWRKWRSIRVLLVMVGVFVVTQLPYNVVKFCRAMDIIYTFVTHCGVSKELDRATQITESLALTHCCLNPVLYTFVGSSFRQHVLKCAKIFGDRGRRLAHVGEQHEVDISLNSHSQSQETSTFSI comes from the coding sequence ATGGAGACCTCAGAGGAACACTATTACGACTATGCAGAGTATGAAAACAACAGCTCCAACTTCAGCTATGATGACTATCAAACCATCTGTGAGAAGGGTGACGTGCGCTCCTTCATGAGGATCTTCCTCccagctgtttttgtgttttctctaGTTATTGGTTTAGCAGGCAACGCTCTGGTTGTGGCGGTGTATGCATACTGCAAGCAACTGAAAACGATGACTGACACATTTATACTTCACCTGGCTGTGGCAGACCTGTTGCTGCTCCTAACGTTGCCTTTCTGGGCTGCCGATGCCATCCACGGCTGGGAACTCGGGGTCACCATCTGTAAACTCGTATCTGCCCTCTACACCATTAACTTCACCTGTAGCATGATGCTGCTGGCCCACATCAGCATGGATCAGTACTTGGCTTTGACACCAGGAGCCAGAAGCACAGGCATTACGCGTGCTTTTCAAAAGAAGCATTGTAAAAAACTCTGTTTGGTGGTCTGGACCATTGCGTTTTTTCTCGGCGTCCCTGATTTGGTGTTTTCAACGGTCAGAGAGCTTCCTCATAAAAAAAGCTGCATCGCAATGTATCCATCGGACATGGCTCTCAAGGCTAAAGCTAGTTTGGAAGTGGTGGAGGTCGTAATAGGCTTCTTGCTACCTTTATTAGTGATGCTGTTCTGCTACACCTGTGTAGGCCGAGCCCTACTGAAGCTCCCTCAGGAGAGGAGATGGAGGAAGTGGAGGTCCATCCGTGTGCTGCTGGTGATGGTGGGAGTCTTTGTGGTCACACAGCTGCCCTACAACGTGGTCAAGTTCTGCCGGGCCATGGATATCATATACACATTTGTGACTCACTGTGGGGTTAGTAAAGAGCTGGACAGGGCTACTCAAATCACTGAGAGTCTGGCACTGACACACTGCTGTCTTAATCCTGTTCTGTACACTTTTGTTGGTTCCTCCTTCAGACAGCATGTATTGAAGTGTGCCAAAATCTTTGGAGACAGGGGAAGGAGGTTGGCACATGTGGGAGAGCAACATGAAGTGGATATCTCCTTGAATTCTCATTCACAGTCCCAAGAGACCAGCACTTTTTCCATTTGA